DNA sequence from the Methylomonas albis genome:
TTCCTAACCTTAAACCAGTAACCGTGATAGACTGCAGTCTGAAAGTTCATCTTCAATATGTAATTCCCTTAGTCCCCGGGCGGACATCGCGACAGCAGCACTGCCGAACACAGATTTCTCCCCTTATTTTCCCCTTTGAGACCCTTAATGCCATTTTCCAATCTCGGTTTATCCGAGGCTTTAATTAAAGCTATTGCCGACTCAGGCTACACCACCCCTACACCTATTCAAAGTAAAGCCATACCCGCCGTATTAACCGGGCGCGATTTACTCGCCGCCGCGCAAACCGGCACCGGCAAAACTGCAGGCTTTACCTTGCCGATCTTGCACCGCTTGGCGCAAACCAGCCATGGCCGCAATCGCCCGGTCCGTGCACTGATCCTGACACCGACCCGCGAACTCGCCGCGCAAGTTGCCGAATCCGTTTCTAAATACGGCGCGCATCAGCAACCGCGTTTAAAGTCGGAAGTAGTATTCGGCGGCGTGAAGATCAATCCACAAATGATGCGTTTACGCGGCGGTGTGGACATCTTGACCGCAACACCGGGTCGGCTATTGGATTTGGTCAGTCAAAACGCCGTCAAACTGGATAAGGTAGAAATGTTGGTGCTGGACGAAGCCGACCGCATGCTAGACATGGGCTTTATCAAAGACATCCGCAAAATTCTGGCCATGCTGCCGAAAAAACGCCAGAACCTGTTGTTTTCCGCGACTTTTTCTGCCGACATCCGCAAGCTAACCGGCGATTTGCTAGTCAACCCGGTCAAAATTGAAGTGGCTGTCGAAAACGCCGCTGCCGAGACCATTGAGCAGCGGGTTTATACGGTCAGTAAAACCGCCAAAACCGCATTGTTGACCCATCTGGTGAAAACCAAAGATTGGCAACAAGTATTGGTGTTTACCAGCACCAAGCACGGCGCGAACAAACTTACCGAAAAGCTGAACACCGCCAATATCAAGGCCGCTGCGATACACGGCAACAAAAGCCAGGGCGCCAGAACCAGCGCTTTGGCCGGTTTCAAAGCCGGCGACATTCGCGTGTTGGTCGCCACCGATGTGGCAGCGCGCGGCATCGACATCGCCCAATTGCCTCATGTGGTTAATTTCGAATTACCGCGCTCATCCGCCGATTATGTACACCGCATCGGTAGAACCGGCCGGGCCGGACAAAACGGCCAGGCAGTTTCGCTGGTCTCACAAGACGAATATCAGGCCTTGCGCCTGGTGGAAAAACTGATAGGCCTGCAAATACCCCGCGAGCAGGTAGAGGGCTTCGCGGCCGCTTAAATGACCGCCAATCCACGCCCACCAAACCGTCAGACGGAGTTGGTGGGCGTGCAAGCCTAGGACACTTCGCTGTTCTGTCGCCTGATTTATCGACAGCACAGCGAAGCGCAATTGAACTAATTTTCCTCCCAGCGAAAATCCTACCCGCTCTTGCTTGTCGGTTTTTCGCTGGTAGATTCTTCCTGGCAGTGTATTAGTTTCAGTATTTCCTAGTTAATGTTCCCGTAGACTCGATTAAAGTAATCAAGCGCATCATTGCTGAGTCTACGGGAGCATCTTCAACCCCTAACAATGCACCACAGAGGTTTATTATGCCCTTCGCTCACCAACCACCACCGCCTCGTCCAAGCTGGAACTACCAAAGCTATTTTTTAACTCAGCTGAACAAGCAAAAGCAGGCTAAACAAACGACACCTTTAAAGTCGTGTTAGAAACTAGCGAGTGCGAGACACTGTCATTTTGCCGCTGCTAAACTTGCCGCGAAAGCTTAATGGGAAGTTAGCTACGCTGTTACTGCCAAGCAAGTCGCCGATTAGGCTATTTCTAGCGGTAAAGAAAGACACCGCTGAACCAAAGTCAAAATAAATCGACTCTATGTTGGTTGCCATTTTGACTTCGCCTTTTTTGGAATAAGACCACCAATTTGCCAAAAACTCGGTGGCTATCTCCGGCTCCGCAACACTACCATGTAAAAACCATGTGACTGCGTCGGGCGCACCGGGAGAAACCGCCGCATAAAATTCGCTGGTCGCGGTGGCCGGTGTCACTTCATAGGTCAAATTGCCATCCCATTGCGCCGACAGCCCTTGCTTGAGTAAACCGTTGATCAAAGCCGGCACATTGCTTGCGTAAGTGAGCGTGTAGTTATTGATGGCAGTATTGGGATCGGTCCCGGTACCGTCAGGTGAATACAGCATGATGCCTAGGTGGGCCACCGTGCCGGCTTGAGCCTGGCGATTATTCACCGCCACGCCTTCACAGTGCGCGATACGCACCACCAATTTTGCCCCAGCGTCATCCACGACAAGCTGGTATTGGCTAGGCACCAAAGCCCGGGCTTTACTTTCAGCGACGGGAGCGACCCCGACAAACTCGGTGCAATCCGTAAAAACGACGTTGAGCGCCCTACCATCGTGCTCGTCGGCCTGCACTTGCAAAGCCGCTGTTGCCAGCAAAGTGGGAACAATCCAGTCTATCATGCGTTTCATACTAAACTCCAAAGAGGATGATTAATGGCAATAGCATCTGAATCCATTGCCTTCTAATTTAAAAGTAAAGCGACAGCCAGCTATTGAGACTCGCTTTCTGAGCTAACACAGTCCGACACTTTACAGGTATTTGAGCCATCGCCAATGCGGCTTCCGCGCTTTTAAGGCTTCAAAGCCATGGCACAGGGGATACAGCGTTAGCAGCACAAGCAACCAAACGCCATAAACCACCGGCAAACCATAACCATAGTCGTTCGGCAGCTCCGGCACCCAAATACCGCCGCCGATTATTGCCGCTACCGGTCCATTGGTAATCGCCGCCACCAACACCGCCAGCCCATGAATCAGGTATACGTGCAGCAGATAAAAGAACAGCGGCGTCCTGCCGAATACTTGCAGAAAGCCAAAGCGCTCTGCCGCCCCGCCCTCCGCCAGCGCCAAGACCAGTAGCGCCGGCCCCAAAGTCATTAACAGATACAACAAAGACGGCGGATATTTATGACAATTAAGAAACGATAGCAATGTAAACACCGGGTGCGGATAGCTTTGCCATGGCTGGGGATCGCCATAGACATTACTAAAACGCAGCAGCAAAAAAGCACCTATCAAGGTCAGACCTAAGGCCAAAAGCCGTCGCTGCATGCGCCAGACACTATTGCTGAGTAATTTGCCAAAACCGAAGCCCACCGCCATCACCCCTATCCATGGAATCAGCGGATAGTAAGGATTTAATAACCAGCCTTCGCCGAACGACACATCGTCACCGGTATGCAGCACTGCCCACCAAGGACCGAAACTTCCTAAGTCGGCAGGCTTGAGCACATCGAAGGCGTTATGCCCGATTATCATGATCGCTCCCAGCGACACACACCCGCTTAGCGGCAACTTGACCAGCCCTGCCAACGCGATCATCGACCAGGCAATTGCCCACAACACGCCGCCGTCAATGTGCCGCAGGTCGGCGCGAAAATTCCACGACCAAGCTTCCACCGTACAAGTCAAAATCAGCAGCAATAAGCCGCGCTCCAATAAAAACCAACTCAGCGGCGCGTCGGCTCCACGCCGGTCCTGCCACAAATAAGCGCTGGTGCCGGCCAAAAACACAAACACCGGGGCGCTGAAAAAATTGCGGGTATGATCCAGCGTCATCAACACCATTACCAGACCGCGTAAGGTGTCGATAGACGATAAGCGTTTCGGAGATAAATCGGCATTCAAAGTAATTTGCCCCGTACGATTGGCAATAAGTGGCACCGAGGTTAAGATCGATCAGCAAAAAATTCAAGGAGAGACTGCCATGAGCGAAGGCCGGATCGCTCGAAACTTGCACGACCATATCGAAATTGCCTGTCTGTACGGCGATCTTCTTAGATGATTGTTAAAGGGTAAGAGAGTCGTCGAAGGTCAGACAACGAATATCATGACCGAAGAAGAGCTCGAATTTCTATTGCCGGACAATTCCGAAACCAAAAAAATCGCGTTAGATCAACCGGTAAAACGACAAGAACTCACGCCCAACACCGGGTTTACCGAGGTAATTTTCTAAAGCAATATGCCTGCGCTGGTTATACTGGCATCCTTTTTCTGCTTACCTACCGTTCCATGTTAGAAATATATTTAGACAGCACCGACGTAGCCGGCATCAAAAACCTTTGTCCTGCGTTGCCCTTGGCGGGCGTTACCACCAATCCGTCGATTATGGCAGCTAGCGGTGTCGGACTCTACGATCTGCTAACGGCGCTGACAGAAGTCATCGGTCCACATGGCCGGTATCACGTGCAGGTAGTTAATAACACGGTAGAGGGTATCGTTGCAGAAGCCCGCAAACTCCTTGAATTGCCGTTCGACATTATCGTCAAAATACCCGCGCATACTGCAGGCTTAAGCGCAATCAAACAACTGAAAAAAGACAATATCCCGCTATTGGCCACCGCGATTTACACCGTACAACAAGGCATGATGGCAGCGCTGCATGGCGCGGATTACCTGGCGCCTTATCTCAATCGCATTGACAATCAAGGCTCCGACGGCGTGGGTGTAGTCGCTGATTTGCAAGGCATGATTGATCGCTACCAATTGCCCGGCAAACTTTTGGTTGCCAGCTTCAAAAATGTTAACCAAGTTTTGCAAGTGTTAAAACTTGGCGTTGGTGCAGTAACCTTACCTCTGGACATTGCCCAGCAAATTTTGACCACCCCTGCCACTGACACCGCAGTCGAAAAATTCAGCCTAGACTGGCAAGCAACATTTGCCAATAAATTGTCTTTTGAAAGTTAAAGTTGCCCGATGAGAACCAATGTTAATGTGTTAATACGTAAACTGGCGCTATACACCTTAAATTGTCGGCCAACCTATTCGCTTTGTTGACTAGCTTAACGTTACATAATTGTGGTCACTCGGAAATGCCGTTAGCTTCGGATTACCTACATACCTCATCAGATATAGCTTTGACAAGCTTTCCTCGTCAATTTTTGTGATAACAGGGTACAATTGAACTAACATTATGTCGATTTGCTTGGTGGCATTTACCGTCAAGCATACGATAAACTTCAAATTCGAACTCTATTCGTGTAACCATGATAACGAAATCGCACGCCCTAAAAGACTCGCACCATAGGTATGCTTGGTTTGCGTTGGTGGCCTGTATTTATTATGCTGGAACAGAGCGCGCATTGAGTGCGGATATGCCCGTCGCAGCGCCCGAAACCAGCCTACCGGCTATCAATGGCGGCCCGGAGATAGTTAATCCTATTCCTGCCGACAACCCGATTGGCGCCATTCTACTTAGCAAACAACATCCGCTACTGTTACGTAGCGATTTCAGTCGCGTTAGCGAACTTGTTAGCCAAATTTATCAAAACTCGCAATTCCAACCGATCTGGTTTACTGCCAATCGCTCAGAAAAAAATTTAGCCGACTTGTTGAGCATTTTAAACAGTGCACCCAGCAATGCGTTAAATCCGGCCAATTATGATGTTGACCGCCTTAAACAACTGATTAGCGGCCAAAATCCCGATAGCTCCACCGTTGCGAGCTACGATGTGGCGTTGACTGTGTCGTTGGTGCGTTATCTGCACGATTTACGGCAAGGCCAAGTCGAACCACGCGATGTTGAGTATCCAGTACATATTGCCCCCAAACCCGCTTTAGACTTAGCCGGTTTATTGAAACAACACCTGGCATCGCAAACCTTGACAGAGGTGGTGGGTCAGTTTGAGCCTAAAACTAAGCAATACCAGCAACTCAAACAAATTCTGACACGCTTACAGCAAATGGGAAATCAAGCGAGCTCGGACGAATTTAAACCAGGCAAAATGCTACGTCCGGGCGATAAGCATCCGCATATCGTTTATTTGCGTCAACGGCTAAGAGGCATGGGCCTACTAGGTAATAATGCCGCCACCGATAGCAAAATCTACGACAATGACTTGGTTGCCGCCGTCATAAAAGTGCAGCAACAACAAGGCTTAACAGCCGATGGCGTGATCGGCTCATCCACTGCCGCATTGTTCAATCAGTCTTCCAGCGAAAAAATCGCCCAGCTCGCGTTGGCCATGGAGCGCGCGCGCTGGATTCCGGATACCACCGACGGGCCGATGATTGTAGTTAATATCCCGGCATTTGAGTTATGGGCGTTCAATTCAATCGACGATCCCAACCCGCTAAACATGAAAGTAGTAGTAGGCAAGTCCCCAAGCAACCAAACACCGGTACTGTGGGAAGAAATGAAGTATTTGGAGTTTATGCCTTACTGGAATATTCCAAAAACCATTTATGAAAAGGAAATACTGCCAAAAGCAGCAAACAACGAAGGCTATTTGGCTAGTCAAGACATTGAACTGGTAAGGCATCAAAACAGCGAAGAAAAAGGCGGCGGCAGTTATTTGCGCGCACGACAACGCCCTGGCAAGAAAAACCCGCTGGGCCGGGTTAAATTCGTATTTCCAAATACCGCAGACGTGTATTTACACGACACCCCCGGCCACGCCGCATTTAACCGCCCACGTCGCGATTTAAGCCATGGTTGCGTGCGGGTATCGGCGCCCGAGCAACTAGCCCAATTCGTGCTGGGAGACCAGGCCGGTTGGGATAAAGAATCCATCAAGCAAGCGATGTCGGCGCCTAAAACTCGCCATGTCACGCTAAAACGTGCGGTACCGGTACTGTTTTATTACGGCACTACGTTTGTCGATCATCAAAACCAGTTGCGCTTCTACCCGGATATATACGGACAGGATGAACAACTGAAAAAAGCCTTGAACAAAATCCAGGCAACGACTAATTCAAGCTCGAATAATCAGTTGGTCATGAGCAAAAGCACCGTCGTAGGCGCGAACCCATAAGCCTCAAAAAATCGAATAGACATAAAAAAGCGCCACAGATGGCGCTTTTTTATGAGCGGGCTACTCTACAATTTCCAGGTTCTGAAGGTTCCGGTATCCAGATGGATAAAGTTTGACTCCGGATAATAACCTACTCCACCCCGGTGCATAGCCAGCGCGGCACTGTGAATACGACGAAGATCAAAACGCTCGATACGAATATCCACCGCCCGGCCATGCATGTGAAAGCTGTTATTGGCAACGCCGGAATTCTCAGCATGCAATTTCGCGTTGGTTAGCGGCGAACGATAACCGCAGATCACATCAAACGGTTGATTCAGCCCCAACATTTGTTTCAAATCGTGTAACTGGTCCAGTAGCTCCGGGTCGATAGGATGCACATCGTCAGTCCGATAATCGCGCAACAAAAAGCTGATTTCATCCAAGGCATCAGTAAGGTAGCGGCCTTTTTCAAAATACGTCAGGCTCAATCTGTCGCCTGTGTGCGGATTTTGAAAGGCCAAAGCACGATGAGTCGCAAAACGACCGCGATCAGATAAGAACAACGAGTCTTGCCCTGTCTCAAGGAATGGTTCTCTTGGACCTGGCTGGATAATCGAATGCGCTCTACCACCTTGATTAGTATGCCGGTTGGCCTGGTAGGATGCAGTAGTTACGTGCTGTTTTTTACCCGTATAAATGTCTCGCACACGAGAATCACGTTGGGCATGATGATCCGCGTGGGCAGTATGCAAGCGCCCATGTTCGCCAGCAACTGATTTAAGGTTGTTGCCACCGGCGGTTTTACTTAATTTGGTAGTTTGGCGAACAGCTTTTGTTGCCTGAATGGCCCCGTGTTTAGGTAATCGCACAGCGGTCCTTGTCGACTGCGCCAATCGATGATTTTTATCCGCTTTTACCGCTACGCTTTTTGCAGCATGAACTACTCCGGGCATTGCAATTGATAACACCGCACCAACAGCAAAACGCCCGAAGAAGCTTCGCCTAGAAAGCTCCACCCCGTCTTGCTCATTCTTATCATTTTCTAAATTACGTCTCAGCATCCATAATCTCCTGATTCAACATCATTCGGATAGTGATGATTCCGAAGGCTAATGCCCAACGGGTTTCGCTGATTATAGCACTCCGTCACAGTTCTAATTTGCTTTTACCCAATTTTGCCACAGTGATCGCGAATAATGAGCAAGCAATCAAACATAGCTGAGATTTCGCGCTATCTGCTTGTTTAGCCCTTTTCGAACAGCAATGAAAAAACCTAAGGAATCCATTGATAACTGAGTGAGAGCACAGGCAATTCGACCGTTTCAGCTTGCGAAGCAGACCAAACCGCGTCAGCTCCAAATTAATTAGGCTACTGAAATGGAAATCACCCGCCTTGCGCCCGCAGCAATCGACCCGGCAATGTCAATACCTCTGCAAAATCACAGCCTTGCTTAGCATCCACTTCTTAATTAGCCGATTTCACTAAGAATATAAACTAGACCCCCAGCTATGGATTTCTTAACCCCACGTAGCCCATTCTTACATACGTGGTGGCAACCTATTCATCTCTACGTTATATTCATCGCCAATAGCTAAATATAAGCTTACCTCTTACTACCAAAATACTCGTGACCACCTTATTTCAAATCCCACAAAATCACCCGCAGCGATTTGTCCTGCACAACGAAGTTCATGCACGAGCTTCGGCTATTCTTTGTTTGCCGGTTAGAGCCAGTTACTTGGCATTGTCGCTTTCAAGCGACGAAAAAACGCAAGAACGTCGACACCTGAAAGCGCTCTGCGAACGTTTTGGCGCCACCTCGCCAGATAACGATGGCGATCACTTTAGCGCCAGCTTTGACGCATTTCAAATGAGTTGGGAGCAACACGGCGAATTCAGCACTTATGCCTTTTACGCCTACGACACAGACGGGGAACCCTTTGCCGATCCGGCTTTAAAAAAAGTCCCGGTCGACTGGCTATCGCAAATCGGCGGACAAGTAATCGTTGCAGCGCACGCCAGCGTCATATCCGCTGAGGAGGTTAATTACCAGGACGAAATGGACTTATCGCCACTGATGACTTACTTCGCCGGCAATCCTATCGTCGGCTCTAAAGTGACCGGTGGTGCCGCTGCGGTTTTTACCGATTTTCGTATTCACGTGGACGGCTTTAGTCGTTTCCTGGTAGTGAATCAAAACTTGAGAACCGCGCAAGCAGGCCGCTTGTTGCACCGCTTATTCGATATCGAAGTGTATCGGGTAATGGCGCTGCTGGCCTTCCCAATTGCCCGGAAGCTGTATCCGGAATTGAAGAAGGCCGATAGGCAGCTGTATACCATCACCAATTCGATGACCCAGCCAACTAACGACGATGCCAAACTGTT
Encoded proteins:
- a CDS encoding YcbK family protein: MLRRNLENDKNEQDGVELSRRSFFGRFAVGAVLSIAMPGVVHAAKSVAVKADKNHRLAQSTRTAVRLPKHGAIQATKAVRQTTKLSKTAGGNNLKSVAGEHGRLHTAHADHHAQRDSRVRDIYTGKKQHVTTASYQANRHTNQGGRAHSIIQPGPREPFLETGQDSLFLSDRGRFATHRALAFQNPHTGDRLSLTYFEKGRYLTDALDEISFLLRDYRTDDVHPIDPELLDQLHDLKQMLGLNQPFDVICGYRSPLTNAKLHAENSGVANNSFHMHGRAVDIRIERFDLRRIHSAALAMHRGGVGYYPESNFIHLDTGTFRTWKL
- a CDS encoding L,D-transpeptidase family protein, which encodes MITKSHALKDSHHRYAWFALVACIYYAGTERALSADMPVAAPETSLPAINGGPEIVNPIPADNPIGAILLSKQHPLLLRSDFSRVSELVSQIYQNSQFQPIWFTANRSEKNLADLLSILNSAPSNALNPANYDVDRLKQLISGQNPDSSTVASYDVALTVSLVRYLHDLRQGQVEPRDVEYPVHIAPKPALDLAGLLKQHLASQTLTEVVGQFEPKTKQYQQLKQILTRLQQMGNQASSDEFKPGKMLRPGDKHPHIVYLRQRLRGMGLLGNNAATDSKIYDNDLVAAVIKVQQQQGLTADGVIGSSTAALFNQSSSEKIAQLALAMERARWIPDTTDGPMIVVNIPAFELWAFNSIDDPNPLNMKVVVGKSPSNQTPVLWEEMKYLEFMPYWNIPKTIYEKEILPKAANNEGYLASQDIELVRHQNSEEKGGGSYLRARQRPGKKNPLGRVKFVFPNTADVYLHDTPGHAAFNRPRRDLSHGCVRVSAPEQLAQFVLGDQAGWDKESIKQAMSAPKTRHVTLKRAVPVLFYYGTTFVDHQNQLRFYPDIYGQDEQLKKALNKIQATTNSSSNNQLVMSKSTVVGANP
- a CDS encoding DUF1624 domain-containing protein — translated: MNADLSPKRLSSIDTLRGLVMVLMTLDHTRNFFSAPVFVFLAGTSAYLWQDRRGADAPLSWFLLERGLLLLILTCTVEAWSWNFRADLRHIDGGVLWAIAWSMIALAGLVKLPLSGCVSLGAIMIIGHNAFDVLKPADLGSFGPWWAVLHTGDDVSFGEGWLLNPYYPLIPWIGVMAVGFGFGKLLSNSVWRMQRRLLALGLTLIGAFLLLRFSNVYGDPQPWQSYPHPVFTLLSFLNCHKYPPSLLYLLMTLGPALLVLALAEGGAAERFGFLQVFGRTPLFFYLLHVYLIHGLAVLVAAITNGPVAAIIGGGIWVPELPNDYGYGLPVVYGVWLLVLLTLYPLCHGFEALKARKPHWRWLKYL
- a CDS encoding DEAD/DEAH box helicase codes for the protein MPFSNLGLSEALIKAIADSGYTTPTPIQSKAIPAVLTGRDLLAAAQTGTGKTAGFTLPILHRLAQTSHGRNRPVRALILTPTRELAAQVAESVSKYGAHQQPRLKSEVVFGGVKINPQMMRLRGGVDILTATPGRLLDLVSQNAVKLDKVEMLVLDEADRMLDMGFIKDIRKILAMLPKKRQNLLFSATFSADIRKLTGDLLVNPVKIEVAVENAAAETIEQRVYTVSKTAKTALLTHLVKTKDWQQVLVFTSTKHGANKLTEKLNTANIKAAAIHGNKSQGARTSALAGFKAGDIRVLVATDVAARGIDIAQLPHVVNFELPRSSADYVHRIGRTGRAGQNGQAVSLVSQDEYQALRLVEKLIGLQIPREQVEGFAAA
- a CDS encoding DUF3422 family protein; amino-acid sequence: MTTLFQIPQNHPQRFVLHNEVHARASAILCLPVRASYLALSLSSDEKTQERRHLKALCERFGATSPDNDGDHFSASFDAFQMSWEQHGEFSTYAFYAYDTDGEPFADPALKKVPVDWLSQIGGQVIVAAHASVISAEEVNYQDEMDLSPLMTYFAGNPIVGSKVTGGAAAVFTDFRIHVDGFSRFLVVNQNLRTAQAGRLLHRLFDIEVYRVMALLAFPIARKLYPELKKADRQLYTITNSMTQPTNDDAKLLDELTALAAEVENHISTHQFRFAAASAYYQLVGQRLEDLREVRIQGIQTLGEFMKRRLEPAMHTCNSVSHRFTLVSERVSNASQLLRTKVDIIIERQNQGLLSSMALRAKMQLRMQQMVEGISMVAITYYAASLIGKIAEALHSLGWHVNAELVEGVSIPFILVIIGISTRRIHRIIANTTE
- a CDS encoding transaldolase family protein; the protein is MLEIYLDSTDVAGIKNLCPALPLAGVTTNPSIMAASGVGLYDLLTALTEVIGPHGRYHVQVVNNTVEGIVAEARKLLELPFDIIVKIPAHTAGLSAIKQLKKDNIPLLATAIYTVQQGMMAALHGADYLAPYLNRIDNQGSDGVGVVADLQGMIDRYQLPGKLLVASFKNVNQVLQVLKLGVGAVTLPLDIAQQILTTPATDTAVEKFSLDWQATFANKLSFES